A genome region from Anopheles stephensi strain Indian chromosome 2, UCI_ANSTEP_V1.0, whole genome shotgun sequence includes the following:
- the LOC118506076 gene encoding cationic amino acid transporter 2-like isoform X2 → METFWKAVSRKKPNNDDGSHSKLARVLTLLDLTGLGVGSTLGLGAYVLAGSVAYEQAGPGVVISFVIAALAAAIAGLCYAEFASRVPKAGSAYIYTYITIGEFAAFTIGWNLMLEYIIGTASVARGLSGYIDALIDHRMGNAIKDVIQMKVSFLAEYPDVFSFLVVLVITALLAYGVKESTLLNNLFTGVNLIVIAVVLVSVGIKADPANWTIQPNDPSVPAGVDIGAGGFLPYGIAGVMAGAAKCFYGYVGFDCIATTGEEAQNPSRNIPLAIIMSLVIIFLSYFGVATVLTMALPYYLQNPIAPFPRLFDYLGWQEIKWIVSIGAIFSLCTNSLGAMFPLPRVLYAMSSDGLIYKQLRTVHPKTKTPLLATILSGIFSGTMAMLFNLHQLIDMMSIGTLLAYTIVAVSVLVLRYEQNTNFIVSSQTKSSTVVKQLFNLTCLTVPSSLSSDIVKVCVLIYAIAISVISAILVHAQTHLNDYNPLMCTLLAAMTVVAILLTLIISCQPTEERQLTFRVPFVPFVPLLSILVNVYLMFQLDAATWVRFLVWLLVGFIIYFSYGIRHSVQGSGSQTLSESQLDIPFAMFTTVKL, encoded by the exons ATGGAAACTTTTTGGAAAGCTGTCAGCCGCAAGAAACCCAACAACGACGACGGAAGCCACTCGAAGCTAGCGCGCGTACTGACCCTGCTCGATCTGACCGGGCTCGGCGTGGGCAGTACGCTCGGCCTGGGTGCGTACGTACTGGCCGGGTCCGTAGCGTACGAGCAGGCCGGTCCGGGTGTGGTCATTTCCTTCGTCATTGCAGCGCTAGCGGCGGCCATTGCCGGCCTGTGCTATGCGGAGTTTGCATCGCGCGTACCGAAGGCGGGCTCCGCGTACATCTACACCTACATTACGATCGGCGAGTTTGCTGCGTTCACGATCGGCTGGAATCTGATGCTGGAGTACATTATTG GCACAGCAAGTGTCGCGAGAGGCTTGAGCGGCTACATCGACGCACTGATCGACCACCGGATGGGTAACGCCATCAAAGATGTGATCCAGATGAAGGTTAGCTTCTTGGCCGAGTATCCGGACGTGTTTTCCTTCCTGGTTGTGCTGGTGATAACGGCCCTGCTAGCGTACGGTGTGAAAGAATCCACCCTGCTGAACAATCTCTTCACCGGCGTCAATCTCATCGTGATTGCGGTTGTGCTCGTGTCGGTAGGCATTAAGGCCGACCCGGCCAACTGGACCATACAACCGAACGATCCGAGCGTACCGGCCGGCGTTGACATCGGTGCCGGTGGATTCCTTCCGTACGGGATCGCGGGCGTAATGGCTGGTGCGGCTAAATGTTTTTACGGCTACGTAGGGTTCGATTGTATCGCTACGACCGGCGAGGAGGCACAGAATCCTTCGCGAAACATTCCTCTAGCCATCATCATGTCGCTGGTCATCATCTTCCTCTCTTACTTCGGTGTGGCCACCGTGCTTACGATGGCCCTGCCGTACTACCTGCAAAACCCGATCGCACCCTTCCCCCGGCTATTCGACTATCTTGGCTGGCAGGAGATTAAGTGGATCGTCTCGATCGGTGCGATATTTTCGCTGTGCACCAACTCACTGGGAGCGATGTTTCCGCTGCCCCGCGTACTGTACGCCATGTCCTCGGACGGACTAATCTACAAGCAGCTGCGCACGGTTCAcccgaaaaccaaaacacccCTACTGGCCACTATCCTGTCCGGGATCTTCTCCGGCACGATGGCGATGCTGTTCAATCTGCACCAGCTGATCGATATGATGTCGATCGGAACACTGCTCGCCTACACGATCGTCGCGGTGAGTGTGCTGGTGTTGCGTTACGAGCAAAACACCAACTTCATCGTCAGCTCACAGACGAAATCGTCCACCGTCGTGAAGCAGCTGTTCAATCTGACCTGCCTCACGGTTCCGAGCAGCTTGTCGTCCGATATTGTGAAGGTGTGCGTGCTTATCTACG CGATCGCCATCAGTGTGATCAGCGCAATTCTAGTACACGCCCAGACCCATCTCAACGACTACAATCCACTCATGTGCACCCTGCTAGCGGCTATGACCGTTGTAGCGATACTGCTGACGCTTATCATCTCCTGCCAGCCGACCGAGGAGCGGCAGCTTACCTTCCGCGTACCGTTCGTCCCGTTCGTACCGCTGCTCAGCATCTTGGTGAACGTGTACCTCATGTTCCAGCTGGACGCGGCCACCTGGGTACGGTTTCTGGTGTGGCTGCTGGTGGGCTTCATCATCTACTTTTCGTACGGCATTCGCCACTCGGTGCAAGGTTCGGGCAGCCAAACGCTGTCCGAAAGTCAGCTAGACATACCATTCGCCATGTTTACGACGGTGAAGCTGTAG
- the LOC118506076 gene encoding cationic amino acid transporter 2-like isoform X1: MAEAETRWRRMVAHVFRCPPDPLAIGDASKKVMETFWKAVSRKKPNNDDGSHSKLARVLTLLDLTGLGVGSTLGLGAYVLAGSVAYEQAGPGVVISFVIAALAAAIAGLCYAEFASRVPKAGSAYIYTYITIGEFAAFTIGWNLMLEYIIGTASVARGLSGYIDALIDHRMGNAIKDVIQMKVSFLAEYPDVFSFLVVLVITALLAYGVKESTLLNNLFTGVNLIVIAVVLVSVGIKADPANWTIQPNDPSVPAGVDIGAGGFLPYGIAGVMAGAAKCFYGYVGFDCIATTGEEAQNPSRNIPLAIIMSLVIIFLSYFGVATVLTMALPYYLQNPIAPFPRLFDYLGWQEIKWIVSIGAIFSLCTNSLGAMFPLPRVLYAMSSDGLIYKQLRTVHPKTKTPLLATILSGIFSGTMAMLFNLHQLIDMMSIGTLLAYTIVAVSVLVLRYEQNTNFIVSSQTKSSTVVKQLFNLTCLTVPSSLSSDIVKVCVLIYAIAISVISAILVHAQTHLNDYNPLMCTLLAAMTVVAILLTLIISCQPTEERQLTFRVPFVPFVPLLSILVNVYLMFQLDAATWVRFLVWLLVGFIIYFSYGIRHSVQGSGSQTLSESQLDIPFAMFTTVKL; the protein is encoded by the exons GTGACGCGTCGAAAAAAGTTATGGAAACTTTTTGGAAAGCTGTCAGCCGCAAGAAACCCAACAACGACGACGGAAGCCACTCGAAGCTAGCGCGCGTACTGACCCTGCTCGATCTGACCGGGCTCGGCGTGGGCAGTACGCTCGGCCTGGGTGCGTACGTACTGGCCGGGTCCGTAGCGTACGAGCAGGCCGGTCCGGGTGTGGTCATTTCCTTCGTCATTGCAGCGCTAGCGGCGGCCATTGCCGGCCTGTGCTATGCGGAGTTTGCATCGCGCGTACCGAAGGCGGGCTCCGCGTACATCTACACCTACATTACGATCGGCGAGTTTGCTGCGTTCACGATCGGCTGGAATCTGATGCTGGAGTACATTATTG GCACAGCAAGTGTCGCGAGAGGCTTGAGCGGCTACATCGACGCACTGATCGACCACCGGATGGGTAACGCCATCAAAGATGTGATCCAGATGAAGGTTAGCTTCTTGGCCGAGTATCCGGACGTGTTTTCCTTCCTGGTTGTGCTGGTGATAACGGCCCTGCTAGCGTACGGTGTGAAAGAATCCACCCTGCTGAACAATCTCTTCACCGGCGTCAATCTCATCGTGATTGCGGTTGTGCTCGTGTCGGTAGGCATTAAGGCCGACCCGGCCAACTGGACCATACAACCGAACGATCCGAGCGTACCGGCCGGCGTTGACATCGGTGCCGGTGGATTCCTTCCGTACGGGATCGCGGGCGTAATGGCTGGTGCGGCTAAATGTTTTTACGGCTACGTAGGGTTCGATTGTATCGCTACGACCGGCGAGGAGGCACAGAATCCTTCGCGAAACATTCCTCTAGCCATCATCATGTCGCTGGTCATCATCTTCCTCTCTTACTTCGGTGTGGCCACCGTGCTTACGATGGCCCTGCCGTACTACCTGCAAAACCCGATCGCACCCTTCCCCCGGCTATTCGACTATCTTGGCTGGCAGGAGATTAAGTGGATCGTCTCGATCGGTGCGATATTTTCGCTGTGCACCAACTCACTGGGAGCGATGTTTCCGCTGCCCCGCGTACTGTACGCCATGTCCTCGGACGGACTAATCTACAAGCAGCTGCGCACGGTTCAcccgaaaaccaaaacacccCTACTGGCCACTATCCTGTCCGGGATCTTCTCCGGCACGATGGCGATGCTGTTCAATCTGCACCAGCTGATCGATATGATGTCGATCGGAACACTGCTCGCCTACACGATCGTCGCGGTGAGTGTGCTGGTGTTGCGTTACGAGCAAAACACCAACTTCATCGTCAGCTCACAGACGAAATCGTCCACCGTCGTGAAGCAGCTGTTCAATCTGACCTGCCTCACGGTTCCGAGCAGCTTGTCGTCCGATATTGTGAAGGTGTGCGTGCTTATCTACG CGATCGCCATCAGTGTGATCAGCGCAATTCTAGTACACGCCCAGACCCATCTCAACGACTACAATCCACTCATGTGCACCCTGCTAGCGGCTATGACCGTTGTAGCGATACTGCTGACGCTTATCATCTCCTGCCAGCCGACCGAGGAGCGGCAGCTTACCTTCCGCGTACCGTTCGTCCCGTTCGTACCGCTGCTCAGCATCTTGGTGAACGTGTACCTCATGTTCCAGCTGGACGCGGCCACCTGGGTACGGTTTCTGGTGTGGCTGCTGGTGGGCTTCATCATCTACTTTTCGTACGGCATTCGCCACTCGGTGCAAGGTTCGGGCAGCCAAACGCTGTCCGAAAGTCAGCTAGACATACCATTCGCCATGTTTACGACGGTGAAGCTGTAG
- the LOC118506074 gene encoding cationic amino acid transporter 2-like isoform X2 — MASPSCWRILTRRKVLSYDGSSEKLGRILNTFDLTALGVGATLGVGVYVLAGHVSKDQAGPSVVLSFLIAAAASFLAGLCYAEFGARVPKSGSAYIYSYVCIGEFMAFIIGWNLMLEYIIGSASVSRGLSLYIDTLVNDTMKTRFLEVAPIEWDFMSNYFDFFAFSVAILLGIALAFGLKKSTMVNNAFTVLNIFIVLFVIVAGAIKADPENWRIRPENVPSQYNAGEGGFFPFGFEGTLRGAATCFFGFVGFDCIATTGEEVRNPRKAIPRAILCSLTIIFLAYFGVSTVLTLVWPYYKQDVNAPLPYVFNEIGWHFAKWIVAIGGIIGLVASLFGAMFPQPRIIYAMAQDGLIFRALGEVSPRFKTPVFGTLCAALLTGTMGGLFDLRALVNMLSIGTLMAYTVVAISILILRFSEYPDPAIPSTSTRDPYESSNLLKARERVTGSAFFKQLFNLSCIRLPTNVSSSVVGVLVTVYCLLAIALSLTIFYAKDAIYEMEPWAWTLFGVLLGLTLLVLLLISIQPRERAEAPFRVPLVPLLPGISIFVNIYLMLMLDVYTWIRFGIWMGIGLSLYAFYGFKNSYREVYASQLGWTKLKYVQ, encoded by the exons ATGGCCAGTCCTTCGTGTTGGCGTATACTGACCCGCAGGAAAGTGCTGTCGTACGATGGCAGCTCGGAGAAGCTGGGCCGGATACTGAACACCTTCGATCTGACGGCGCTCGGTGTCGGCGCAACGCTCGGTGTCGGGGTGTACGTGCTGGCAGGCCATGTTTCGAAGGATCAGGCAGGCCCGTCCGTCGTGCTGTCGTTTTTGATAGCGGCCGCGGCGTCCTTTCTGGCTG GTCTGTGCTACGCTGAGTTCGGAGCGCGTGTACCCAAGTCAGGATCGGCGTACATCTACAGCTACGTGTGCATCGGCGAGTTTATGGCATTCATCATCGGCTGGAACCTGATGCTGGAGTACATCATCGGGTCGGCTAGTGTGTCGCGCGGGCTGAGCCTCTACATCGACACGCTGGTAAACGATACGATGAAGACGCGCTTCCTGGAAGTGGCGCCCATCGAGTGGGACTTCATGTCCAACTACTTTGACTTTTTCGCCTTCTCCGTCGCGATCTTACTGGGCA TCGCTTTAGCATTCGGGCTCAAAAAGTCTACCATGGTCAACAATGCGTTTACCGTGCTGAACATCTTTATCGTGCTGTTCGTCATAGTGGCCGGTGCGATCAAGGCGGATCCGGAGAATTGGCGCATCAGGCCGGAAAACGTGCCCAGCCAGTACAATGCCGGCGAGGGAGGCTTCTTCCCGTTCGGGTTCGAGGGTACGCTCCGCGGGGCGGCGACCTGTTTCTTCGGGTTCGTCGGGTTCGACTGTATCGCCACGACCGGCGAGGAGGTGCGCAACCCGCGCAAAGCCATCCCCCGGGCGATCCTCTGCTCGTTGACCATCATCTTTCTTGCGTACTTTGGCGTGTCGACGGTGCTGACGCTCGTTTGGCCCTACTACAAACAGGACGTTAATGCCCCGCTGCCGTACGTCTTCAACGAGATCGGATGGCACTTTGCGAAGTGGATTGTAGCGATCGGCGGCATTATCGGGCTGGTGGCAAGCTTGTTTGGCGCAATGTTCCCACAGCCGCGCATCATCTACGCCATGGCACAGGATGGTCTAATCTTTCGGGCGCTCGGTGAGGTTAGCCCACGGTTCAAGACGCCGGTGTTTGGGACGCTCTGTGCCGCACTGCTCACCGGCACGATGGGTGGTTTGTTCGACCTGCGAGCGCTGGTCAATATGCTGTCGATCGGAACGCTTATGGCGTACACCGTCGTTGCAATCTCCATACTCATTCTAAG ATTCTCCGAATACCCCGATCCGGCCATCCCATCCACAAGCACGCGGGACCCGTACGAGTCGTCGAACCTGCTGAAGGCACGGGAACGCGTGACCGGTTCCGCTTTCTTCAAGCAGCTGTTCAACCTGTCCTGCATTCGGCTGCCGACGAACGTGTCCAGCAGTGTGGTCGGAGTGCTGGTGACAGTCTACT GTCTGCTAGCCATTGCCCTGTCGCTGACGATCTTCTACGCCAAGGACGCCATTTACGAGATGGAACCGTGGGCCTGGACACTGTTCGGTGTGCTGCTGGGGCTaacgctgctggtgctgctgctcatcTCGATACAGCCACGCGAGCGGGCCGAAGCACCGTTCCGGGTGCCGCTGGTGCCACTGCTGCCCGGGATCAGTATTTTCGTCAACATCTATCTGATGCTCATGCTGGACGTTTACACCTGGATACGGTTTGGCATATGGATGGGAATTG GTTTGTCACTGTACGCGTTTTATGGGTTCAAGAACAGCTACAGAGAGGTGTACGCAAGCCAGCTTGGTTGGACCAAACTGAAGTACGTTCAATAG
- the LOC118506074 gene encoding uncharacterized protein LOC118506074 isoform X1, with translation MASPSCWRILTRRKVLSYDGSSEKLGRILNTFDLTALGVGATLGVGVYVLAGHVSKDQAGPSVVLSFLIAAAASFLAGLCYAEFGARVPKSGSAYIYSYVCIGEFMAFIIGWNLMLEYIIGSASVSRGLSLYIDTLVNDTMKTRFLEVAPIEWDFMSNYFDFFAFSVAILLGIALAFGLKKSTMVNNAFTVLNIFIVLFVIVAGAIKADPENWRIRPENVPSQYNAGEGGFFPFGFEGTLRGAATCFFGFVGFDCIATTGEEVRNPRKAIPRAILCSLTIIFLAYFGVSTVLTLVWPYYKQDVNAPLPYVFNEIGWHFAKWIVAIGGIIGLVASLFGAMFPQPRIIYAMAQDGLIFRALGEVSPRFKTPVFGTLCAALLTGTMGGLFDLRALVNMLSIGTLMAYTVVAISILILRFSEYPDPAIPSTSTRDPYESSNLLKARERVTGSAFFKQLFNLSCIRLPTNVSSSVVGVLVTVYCLLAIALSLTIFYAKDAIYEMEPWAWTLFGVLLGLTLLVLLLISIQPRERAEAPFRVPLVPLLPGISIFVNIYLMLMLDVYTWIRFGIWMGIGLVIYFTCVSCNMRAAKNPDVRIPKFPAAETSSEMGYRRNDDDDAELENGSVVSREHMSFPQQNGYYSQNLSTAISVKTADKEARLIELKASVPAKELAVGSALAVAGSGSEPEEEQRQTKQSRSNTSTPKSSFDEIIPLSEGTVRGFTEKVEPNGKVYFVAQEGDTAPGHGDDGRKITPPVSGEHTEQPGSLTDEKETSKAIAFLDHILDDEDTLPSGEEALSSAEYIGRAKGDDDESLASPVFREQSVIADIHRADDSIVEVEQSSQENVTEEPKISTSDDDQQQVQERTKDQEVNEEADENAQTPTITIASSEDPPRVDSGNNKSKLKPRVMYIAGMEADGEPAPKLLTEEEQDQINFRAAEKERFMSRLSTLLVNPVKIPLKRLHPPDEEQLEGEHGPRSAESSRQLPAMSPPTGPGIIRSTSEPSFVLLLNKLSHSNSPQESETDEPEPDRARSEHSSVVIPPAPKFDETLFNTIRAGSVIPDTPRSPIPTAPKFDPVLFNTLGKGKAQRASILPADPEPPTPTPVAPAEAPQYYEVELKKLKPVPSSAAVLPAALKPTSPRKEPSRDETNQLENDSEPSNPRAAFKSRLEKILQRGPLDAMGRPKSLQPIAMVAVSEENLQRTIADQQQPASSTDSGLSMGSSKDSIASTTPIATKPRDESFRDRARGFDTAKKKQKLLFDDVLKSINPETRPSSIRNSVEHRVSFRNFKEGLRKTVPPKQFLPDA, from the exons ATGGCCAGTCCTTCGTGTTGGCGTATACTGACCCGCAGGAAAGTGCTGTCGTACGATGGCAGCTCGGAGAAGCTGGGCCGGATACTGAACACCTTCGATCTGACGGCGCTCGGTGTCGGCGCAACGCTCGGTGTCGGGGTGTACGTGCTGGCAGGCCATGTTTCGAAGGATCAGGCAGGCCCGTCCGTCGTGCTGTCGTTTTTGATAGCGGCCGCGGCGTCCTTTCTGGCTG GTCTGTGCTACGCTGAGTTCGGAGCGCGTGTACCCAAGTCAGGATCGGCGTACATCTACAGCTACGTGTGCATCGGCGAGTTTATGGCATTCATCATCGGCTGGAACCTGATGCTGGAGTACATCATCGGGTCGGCTAGTGTGTCGCGCGGGCTGAGCCTCTACATCGACACGCTGGTAAACGATACGATGAAGACGCGCTTCCTGGAAGTGGCGCCCATCGAGTGGGACTTCATGTCCAACTACTTTGACTTTTTCGCCTTCTCCGTCGCGATCTTACTGGGCA TCGCTTTAGCATTCGGGCTCAAAAAGTCTACCATGGTCAACAATGCGTTTACCGTGCTGAACATCTTTATCGTGCTGTTCGTCATAGTGGCCGGTGCGATCAAGGCGGATCCGGAGAATTGGCGCATCAGGCCGGAAAACGTGCCCAGCCAGTACAATGCCGGCGAGGGAGGCTTCTTCCCGTTCGGGTTCGAGGGTACGCTCCGCGGGGCGGCGACCTGTTTCTTCGGGTTCGTCGGGTTCGACTGTATCGCCACGACCGGCGAGGAGGTGCGCAACCCGCGCAAAGCCATCCCCCGGGCGATCCTCTGCTCGTTGACCATCATCTTTCTTGCGTACTTTGGCGTGTCGACGGTGCTGACGCTCGTTTGGCCCTACTACAAACAGGACGTTAATGCCCCGCTGCCGTACGTCTTCAACGAGATCGGATGGCACTTTGCGAAGTGGATTGTAGCGATCGGCGGCATTATCGGGCTGGTGGCAAGCTTGTTTGGCGCAATGTTCCCACAGCCGCGCATCATCTACGCCATGGCACAGGATGGTCTAATCTTTCGGGCGCTCGGTGAGGTTAGCCCACGGTTCAAGACGCCGGTGTTTGGGACGCTCTGTGCCGCACTGCTCACCGGCACGATGGGTGGTTTGTTCGACCTGCGAGCGCTGGTCAATATGCTGTCGATCGGAACGCTTATGGCGTACACCGTCGTTGCAATCTCCATACTCATTCTAAG ATTCTCCGAATACCCCGATCCGGCCATCCCATCCACAAGCACGCGGGACCCGTACGAGTCGTCGAACCTGCTGAAGGCACGGGAACGCGTGACCGGTTCCGCTTTCTTCAAGCAGCTGTTCAACCTGTCCTGCATTCGGCTGCCGACGAACGTGTCCAGCAGTGTGGTCGGAGTGCTGGTGACAGTCTACT GTCTGCTAGCCATTGCCCTGTCGCTGACGATCTTCTACGCCAAGGACGCCATTTACGAGATGGAACCGTGGGCCTGGACACTGTTCGGTGTGCTGCTGGGGCTaacgctgctggtgctgctgctcatcTCGATACAGCCACGCGAGCGGGCCGAAGCACCGTTCCGGGTGCCGCTGGTGCCACTGCTGCCCGGGATCAGTATTTTCGTCAACATCTATCTGATGCTCATGCTGGACGTTTACACCTGGATACGGTTTGGCATATGGATGGGAATTG GACTTGTAATATACTTTACGTGCGTAAGCTGCAACATGCGTGCTGCCAAGAATCCTGACGTACGCATACCAAAGTTCCCCGCGGCAGAAACGTCCTCCGAAATGGGCTACCGAagaaacgatgatgatgatgcggagCTAGAAAATGGCTCGGTAGTGAGCCGTGAGCATATGAGCTTCCCACAGCAGAATGGGTACTACTCCCAGAACCTTAGCACAGCCATATCCGTCAAGACGGCCGATAAGGAGGCACGATTGATCGAGCTTAAAGCAAGTGTCCCCGCCAAAGAGCTGGCTGTTGGTTCGGCGCTAGCAGTGGCTGGCAGCGGGTCCGAGCCGGAAGAAGAACAGCGGCAAACGAAACAATCCCGATCGAACACCTCCACGCCCAAGAGTAGCTTCGATGAGATCATACCACTATCCGAAGGGACAGTGCGAGGATTTACGGAAAAGGTAGAACCGAACGGGAAGGTTTATTTTGTGGCACAGGAGGGGGACACCGCACCGGGGCACGGGGACGATGGGCGAAAAATCACACCTCCAGTGAGTGGGGAGCACACCGAGCAGCCGGGCTCGCTGACGGATGAGAAGGAAACGTCTAAAGCGATCGCATTCCTAGACCACATTCTGGACGATGAAGATACGCTACCGTCCGGCGAGGAAGCGCTCAGCTCGGCTGAGTACATTGGCCGGGCAAAGGGAGACGATGATGAGTCGCTAGCGAGTCCCGTCTTTCGGGAGCAGTCTGTCATTGCCGATATCCACCGAGCGGATGATAGTATCGTGGAGGTGGAGCAGAGCTCGCAAGAAAACGTTACGGAAGAACCGAAGATCTCTACCTCAGATGATGATCAGCAGCAAGTACAGGAAAGGACAAAGGATCAAGAAGTCAATGAGGAGGCAGATGAAAATGCACAAACTCCAACGATCACGATAGCGTCCAGTGAAGACCCTCCTCGAGTGGATTCTGGGAACAATAAGTCTAAGCTAAAGCCACGAGTGATGTACATCGCAGGGATGGAAGCGGACGGGGAGCCCGCTCCGAAGCTGCTCACCGAAGAAGAGCAGGACCAGATCAACTTCCGAGCGGCAGAAAAAGAGCGGTTCATGAGCCGGCTCAGTACATTGCTTGTCAATCCTGTGAAGATACCGCTCAAACGACTTCATCCACCCGATGAGGAGCAGTTGGAAGGAGAACACGGGCCACGGTCTGCAGAGTCCAGCCGACAGCTACCCGCAATGTCTCCACCGACTGGCCCGGGCATTATCCGCTCGACCAGCGAACCCAGCTTTGTGCTGTTGCTCAACAAACTCAGCCATTCAAACTCCCCGCAGGAAAGTGAAACGGACGAACCGGAGCCGGATAGAGCACGGTCGGAGCACAGTAGCGTCGTCATTCCACCGGCGCCCAAGTTCGACGAAACGCTGTTCAACACAATCCGTGCCGGGTCAGTCATTCCCGACACTCCGCGGAGTCCCATCCCGACGGCTCCCAAGTTCGATCCGGTGCTGTTCAACACGCTCGGCAAGGGAAAGGCTCAGCGGGCGTCGATTTTGCCTGCGGACCCCGAACCACCAACCCCAACACCTGTAGCTCCCGCCGAAGCACCACAATATTACGAAGTGGAGCTGAAGAAGCTCAAACCTGTGCCCAGCTCGGCGGCAGTACTTCCTGCCGCACTCAAACCCACATCGCCACGCAAAGAGCCGTCCCGCGATGAGACTAACCAGCTCGAGAACGACTCGGAACCCTCCAATCCCCGCGCAGCTTTCAAGTCTCGGTTGGAGAAGATCCTCCAGCGAGGACCGCTCGATGCAATGGGACGTCCGAAGTCGTTGCAACCGATCGCTATGGTGGCGGTCAGCGAGGAAAACCTTCAGCGCACGATCgccgatcagcagcagccggcTTCGAGCACCGATTCCGGGCTCAGTATGGGCTCGTCTAAAGATTCCATCGCGTCCACCACACCGATCGCGACGAAACCGCGCGACGAAAGCTTTCGCGATCGTGCCCGAGGATTCGATACggcgaaaaagaaacagaagcTCCTGTTCGATGACGTGCTGAAGTCGATCAATCCCGAAACGCGCCCCAGCAGTATACGCAACTCGGTCGAGCACCGGGTGTCGTTCCGTAACTTCAAGGAGGGCCTACGGAAGACGGTCCCGCCAAAACAGTTTCTGCCCGATGCGTAG
- the LOC118506077 gene encoding transcriptional activator protein Pur-alpha-like produces the protein MSDTGSGHDGGAQKDYSQKMDGGGGVLGGGGSGDFDSGQQSQQTEQELATKMLQIQSKRFYLDVKQNRRGRFIKVAEIGADGRRSQIFLALSTAAEFRDHLSTFSDYYASLGPPNPDNVPEDGKLKSEMMIKDNRRYYLDLKENVRGRFLRVSQTITRGGPRSQIAIPAQGMIEFRDALTDLLEEFGTNDGGYKGELPEGRHMRVDNKNFYFDIGQNSRGIYMRVSEVKSNFRTAITVPEKCWPRFRDILNDYCDKMKKTSESTTSSITADNTLQKQTSNNM, from the coding sequence ATGTCCGACACTGGTAGTGGACACGACGGAGGCGCCCAAAAGGACTATTCACAGAAGATGGacggcggtggcggtgtgctgggtggcggcggcagcggcgaCTTCGATTCCGGCCAGCAAAGCCAACAGACCGAGCAGGAGCTGGCCACGAAGATGCTGCAGATCCAGTCGAAGCGCTTCTACCTGGACGTGAAGCAGAACCGGCGCGGCCGGTTCATCAAGGTGGCGGAAATCGGTGCGGACGGGCGGCGCAGCCAGATCTTTCTGGCGCTGTCGACCGCGGCCGAGTTCCGGGACCATCTGTCGACGTTCAGCGATTACTACGCGTCGCTCGGCCCACCGAACCCGGACAACGTGCCCGAGGACGGTAAGCTCAAGTCGGAGATGATGATCAAGGACAACCGGCGGTACTACCTGGACCTGAAGGAGAACGTACGGGGCCGGTTTCTGCGCGTGTCGCAGACGATTACGCGGGGCGGTCCGCGCTCGCAGATCGCGATCCCGGCCCAGGGCATGATCGAGTTCCGCGACGCACTGACCGACCTGCTCGAGGAGTTCGGCACGAACGACGGTGGCTACAAGGGCGAGCTGCCCGAGGGGCGCCATATGCGGGTCGATAACAAAAACTTCTACTTCGACATCGGCCAGAACAGCCGGGGAATATATATGCGCGTGTCGGAGGTTAAAAGCAACTTCCGCACCGCGATCACGGTGCCGGAAAAGTGCTGGCCACGGTTCCGCGACATCCTCAACGATTACTGTgacaaaatgaagaaaacgTCCGAGTCAACTACTTCTTCAATCACTGCCGATAATACTTtacaaaagcaaacatcaaataatatgtaa